In Oreochromis niloticus isolate F11D_XX linkage group LG12, O_niloticus_UMD_NMBU, whole genome shotgun sequence, the DNA window gaacTAACCAGAGTAGATTTACACAGGGTGCAATATGTAATCAAGATCACATCTGTTAGAAAAGTAAATAATTTATCACATTTCCTTGTGTTAATAAACAGAATGCTCACAACCtgcatttaattttaaatgcacGTTTAATTTATGTTATTGCACTTTTAAGAACTTCTGTGGTTGGTAGCAGGTTTACGTACCCAGGAGGTCATTCTGAGGGATCCAGTCATATATTCTAATGTTGGCACTCAAGGCTTCTGGTTTTTCTCCTCTGTACCTCCACAGCACCTATAAAAATAACACGTCTTagcttgcatgttttttttctgtggtaGTATACTTACAGCCCAACTTTAAGTAATATATCACAAAATATTATTCCTTCTATTTCCTgaagaaaatgcagtgtgaatgctgatAGTTGAATGTTTTGAGCTGGAATGTCATGATTGTTGAATGttcagttaaaaatgttgaatgagctgaagaagagaatttttcacctgaaaataaaagtgcaaaactgTTGAAAGATGACACAGAAGAAGTTTCAAAATGAAAGTAgctaaacatgtttaaaatacaCATTAGAAAAAGCTgagtaatgacaaaagaaaatttagagtcagaaaacatctgaatgaatattgaaATCTGATATTCTTTAAATGACTTGGAAGTACATATGCGAAgtgtcaaaaagaaaaacttgaaTCAGAACTAATCTGGATGAGTGTTGACAGCTTATATTCCTTAAATTGGTAGAAGAGtggaattatttttttaaatgcctaaACCCAAGaattacaaatgaaaaaaaatgaatatttgaaGAACATctgctgactgtgtgtgtgtgtgtgtgtgtgtgtgtgtgtgtgtgtgtcagagtaaAAACAGAGATATTAGATGAGGTTAGATGAGTTTAAATGTGGGAGAATCCACTAGtcgctgcagtaaaggcctggcaaTGCATTAAAAAGGAGGTAACCCACTGTCTTGTGATCTCCTtgagttcaagacttcaggctgtcattGTCAGCAAAGGGTTTTcattagaaatgaacattttattttaatttttattcattgTAATTTGTCCAATTATTTTTGAGCCCCTGAAATGAagggattgtgtgtgtgtttttttttaatgctttagtTCCTCACATTTTCATGCAATGTATTTGGTCAACCcactgaaataaagctgaaagtctgcactacAATGGCATCTGAGTTATTGTATTTCAAATTCATTGTGGTAATGTACAaaaccaaaattagaaaaaagatgtatttgtccaaatatttatagaCCTAACTGTATATTGAAGGGtctgaaatatgaaaaactactCAATGCTTTGCTCAAATTGATTACAGCTGAAACAAAGATTATCCTCTGACCTTTTGTGGGATCTGAGCGAGGCCTGAGGCTATCATGTTTGCCTTCTCCTTGGTGATGTTGTTGATCATGGATCCTAAAGTGAAGATCACAATGCCATCATCTCCAGAACTCTGCACAAATTCCTCCAGATCCTGTAACAAGTCAAATATTATCCCACTGCCAGCCAACCagctgtttttgcatttttggtCAACATTTTGATGGCTTCACTGCTCCTGGCAGGAATATTCTGTGATGTAATGATTAATCAGATGGTAATAGTTGAGTGTCCTTACCTCTGGTAAAAGTTTAGCAGGTCTGCAGTGGATCCCACCAACATATTTGAAATTGGGGAGGAAAGGACGAGGGAATTCAAAATCCCAGTAGGTTCGGATTAGCCAGATGTCTGCTTTGCTCATCAACTCACAGGCACTTGTGGGAGTTCCTGTTGCAATGCATGAGTAATGGACATCAATGTATCACCAgtagataaaactgaggttattgtactcggccctgaaaatcttagaaatgtggtatctaaccagattcttactctggatggcattaccttggcctccagtaacactgtgaggaaccttggagtcatttttgaccaggatttatccttcaacgcacatattaaacaaatatgtaagactgctttcttccatttgcgcaacatctctaaaattagaaatatcctgtctcagagtgatgctgaaaaactagttcatgccttcattacttccaggctggactactgtaattcattattatcaggatgtcctaaaaactcgctgaaaagtcttcagctaatccaaaatgctgcagcaagagtcctgacagggactagaaagagagagcatatttctcctgttttggcttcccttcattggcttcctgttaaatccagaattgaattcaaaatcctgctcctcacatacaaggtcttaaataatcaggccccatcttatcttaatgaccttgtagtaccatatcaccctattagagcacttcgctctcgctctgcaggcctacttgctgttcctagagtatttaaaagtagaatgggaggcagagccttcagttttcaggcccctcttctgtggaaccagcttccagtttggattcgggagacagacactatctctactttcaagattaggcttaaaactttcctttttgctaaagcatatagttagggctggaccaggtgaccctgaatcctcccttagttatgctgcaatagacgtaggctgccggggattcccatgatgcattgagtttttcctttccagtcacctttctcactcactatgtgttaatagacctctctgcatcgaatcatatctgttattaatctctgtctctcttccacagcatgtctttatcctgttttccttctctcaccccaaccggtcgcagcagatggccctgcccctccctgagcctggttctgccggaggtttcttcctgttaaaagggagtttttccttcccactgtcgccaaagtgctagggggtcatatgattgttggggttttctctgtatgtattattgtgcgatctactgtacaatataaagcaccttgaggcgacttctgttgtgatttggcgctatataaataaaattgaattgaattgaatagtgtATGCAAGGCATCATATTTTCTTAATcagaaaattttaaaatacTGTGTTTACATTATtagcaaattttaaaaaaagttttaaatcaGTGCTTCACGTCTATTTGCTCACCTTTGACATCAGAGTAATATCTGTCTAATACGTTCCAAAAAGTGTGATCAATCACGATGTCATGGAAAGCGTAGAAGAGAAAGTTCAATACTCTCTCTGAGAAGTCCATCTTATCTGTGAGTTTGCTCATAGCACCAGGCACAAAGGATGGTGGAGCAGGCATCTGACCACAATGTCTCTCCCAGTTAGTAGCTACAGAGAAGCGCAAGGAGAAGACGAGTGGGATCCCCAAAATATCTGCTACTAAGTCACTGCCAGGTTTCCAGGGGTCAGCCAAGAGAAGGTCATAATTTCCCTCTTTCAAGTTCTTCATGATGACTTCTGATTTCACCACACTGTCCAAATACTGGATACTGTACTGAAGGTTTGTCTTTGTAATGTTAATGAATCTGATGTAGATCTCCAAGTAGTTCATATAATCAATCTCGTATATGGAGAATTGGAAGAACTCTTCTAGACACTTCTTATAAGCCTCCAATGAGAAAGAGACGTTGAAGGGCTCATAGTGAAAGCGGGCGGGTTCATCGGTGTTCATGTATATTGACGAGCTCGGAACCAGTACAGTTACCTGGTGTCCTCTATCAACTAGCGTCTCCAGAacaggcttcatgtttatccaGTGGCTGCCTTCGGTGTACCACACCAAAACGTTCCCTCCATTTGCACTCCATG includes these proteins:
- the LOC100701704 gene encoding UDP-glucuronosyltransferase 2A2, yielding MDLRLSACILLVLCATWSANGGNVLVWYTEGSHWINMKPVLETLVDRGHQVTVLVPSSSIYMNTDEPARFHYEPFNVSFSLEAYKKCLEEFFQFSIYEIDYMNYLEIYIRFINITKTNLQYSIQYLDSVVKSEVIMKNLKEGNYDLLLADPWKPGSDLVADILGIPLVFSLRFSVATNWERHCGQMPAPPSFVPGAMSKLTDKMDFSERVLNFLFYAFHDIVIDHTFWNVLDRYYSDVKGTPTSACELMSKADIWLIRTYWDFEFPRPFLPNFKYVGGIHCRPAKLLPEDLEEFVQSSGDDGIVIFTLGSMINNITKEKANMIASGLAQIPQKVLWRYRGEKPEALSANIRIYDWIPQNDLLGHPKTRAFITHGGTNGIYEAIYHGVPMVGIPMFLDQPDNMVHMKEKGAAVILNLNFITAEDLRDAVNTVINDKSYKENAMRLSSIHHDRPMSALEEAVFWIEFTLRNKGAKHLRVQAHELTWYQYHSLDVLGFVLTMVLLIIFIFIKTCSFCLHRCCVRKGKAKRKAE